One Triticum dicoccoides isolate Atlit2015 ecotype Zavitan chromosome 3B, WEW_v2.0, whole genome shotgun sequence genomic window, AACTCAGTTTCATTTCCCCCTTGAGTGCAAATCTGTTTCTAGTTATCGTAGTTGAAATTAATAGCATGTTTGTACTAACCACCGATTCATGCGAAGGAAGTAGAGAAATCAACTGTATAAAAGCAATACAAGTGCGTAGTAGCAACAAATGCAATTTGTACTAAACACTGAATGTTCAGTACTGCCTCTCTAAAGAAATATAAAATGGTTTAGATCACtaatccctctgtaaagaaatataagatagcgatctaaacgatcttatatttctttacagagggattaTCAACAAGTGaaattcacccgcaaaaaaaaaatcaaCAAGTGAAATTTTTACTAACAATAATCCACTAGGTTCGGAAAGGCATGAACATCCTTTGTTGCTTCACAGTTCCTACATAATACTCCAATTTTATCCAGAGTGGCCATCATGCAAATCTACTGAATTTCCTTTTTTATAGAAGAGGGCAATAATGGACTATGCACACATTTCTGCGATAATACTACAACTTATGTTTCAGCAGAATGACTCATTTTGTGCAGATTGCTCAAACTCTTAGTTTCTTTAACAATTTTTCCTGCACAATGAGAGAGATCTGTTGTACAATAGTGTCCAGAGGGCAGAGGGGGTAGTGTCAAATGAATCAGGTTCTCAAGTTTACAAAGATGGATCGGTTCCCTCAAAAGAAGGAACAATATGGCTTTCAAACCGTTATGAAAATTTTAGCTTTTAAAACCAAGAGGCAAGGACAAGTCCGTGCCTCTTGGTTTTATCAACCATTTCCTTCCTCCATTACACACTGAAGAAAGAAAATGTGTTCAGTTCAGGTTGAGGAGCAACCAATGCAAGTAAGCCGCACAACAAAAATGGCAACACCTTCGGACCTGAACAATGTTGGAACAACACTAGACTGCTGCAGAAAGCTTTGCCACGAGGAGGTACTCGGTATCCTTCTCAATCTACAGGAACATATGTGCTCAATCAAACTGTAAAAGCACACACCTACAGGTTTAATCCCACTTGCCAGCAAGGAAGCTACTCTGGCTCATATAAACCATTACAAGGTAAGTAGTGTTAGACAAGCAGCAGCAAAGCAAAACTCACTTTGAAGACAAGAAAGTAGACATGCTTTTCAAACCGCAGCTGACAAGCACACTCAAACAAACACGTTTCGGTGATACATGACGCTGAAACTATCATGGCTCAACACAAGAGCTGCCAAGCACAAACAACTAACAAGACCACGAAATCCGACTTGATACAATGCTAGTAAGTTGAAATTCCCTGGATCAGGTATTCAAAAGCATCTTGCTACATTATAGAGACTTGGCTAGAATAAGACACAGTAAGTTGTTTTAGGTAACATATAAACACTGCCGACGGCATTTATGGAATGCGACAAATTCAGTGACAACTAACATCTGCAGCAGCCCTTCTTCACCTGGGGAAAACAAAAGCACTAATCTGTTACTAACTTGATACAGATGCAGATATAAATTCTAACAGTAACATATAGGAGTATGTAACAGTGTATGAACAAGACATGTGTACAAACTCATGGTCAGCACTGCAACATAAAGAAGAGCTATACAATACCCCCACCCTCACCCCCTAAAAAGGAAGAGCTATATCATATTGCTGACTATATCTCCTCGAAATACAGAGGGCAACAAAGTAAATCTTCCAACCTTATCACATGAATGTGAGGTGATGGAGTTGAATGATGCAGCTGATGCTTGTAGTAACGAAATTGGCAACTAATATATATTGATTGCAACTTATAGATTATGAAACAGCTAAACCAAAGGGGAACTCTGGGGATACAACGTCTGCATATCATTTATGATCCAAAAAAGAGCAATTTTTTACTTAGCATCACCACCATTTTAATTTTTTTCTGCGTTATTAGCATGTCTGAATCCCTATAGTCGAATGGACAGTAGTTTGAGGATACATGCTACCCACACTGGCCATCAAATATTTTCCAAAGTGAAAATCAAACAGTTCAATTCTCAGAAACTATATTCAGAAGATTCTTACCTGTTACCATTTCAGCACATTAGAAGATCAAACCAAACTATCACCTTGTGTATCATGCATCATGTCAGCTCCATCAAATCCACCAGCAATAGATGTGCCTAGAAGCATAAGGCAATCATTTAATAAAGTTTCAACAAAAATATAAATGGATATGAGAAGGCAACAGTGAGTATATTACATAGATGAATTGACAAATATAAGAAAAATATGCACCCTTGTATTTACGTTTTACAACTAACTAGTAAGAAATAAAACTATATATGTTGCTTTTTGCAAGGAATATTCATTTAAACAATATACATATACATACGTATCTCATAATAAAGTTTAGCTTATAAGAAAGATAGACATGGCCTAGCATTGATCTCATTTAACTCATCACTCCTCATTTCAAGAAGACAAAATAGAAACATGCGAAAACTCATAAACAATACCGGGAAAAGTGATCTTGGGTATTCAAATTAAGTAAACAGAGCATGCTTAGAGACAACAAATGCGGAAAAAAGGTGTGTTGCATAAGTCACTTGCAGGACGAATACAACTACGTTGAATGATAACACAAAGAAGGCCATAAGCTTGTCTATCTAGGAAATGAATATGAAGCATGAAGACAAATATATTGAATGATAACATATATTAAACAATATAGCTATAAGTTTGTCTATCTAGCAAATGGACGGTAACTAAGTTTAAGCCGTTACACTTGAGAATCGCAACAGGAGGTATTCGAACATGCATGTACAGAACACACCGAGATTAAGTTACTCCGACAATACGAGGACTAAGGATGAAAAATCACCTGGAGGATAGAAACTGGTGAAAGAATGATAGCGAGTTAAATAACCGTTTTCACAAAGTTTTTTAGGCTTCATCGACTTAAGTTGAACCTTATAGGCACCACGGCCCACAGATAGAAGTATTTCATCACTATCCTCAAGGGATCCCAATATACGTCTCACAACTGCCCTCTTTCCTTGAATCTGTTTAGGGAGCCCAATAATCATACGCATATCAATTGTTTTCCATAGCACCCATGTGGCAACACCATGAAAATTGATATTCCTCTGCCACATTTGTAAGTGAGGGTAAGACAATATGGCGAACCCAATCACGCCATCCCCAGCCTGGATGATGCAATGACTACCATGGCGAAAATCATTTGTAAGAGGAGGCCCCCTAATCACAGCTAGGCTCTGCTCATCCAAATCAAACTTAAGTATATCATTGCCTATAGAATCCAACAACCAGTAAAGGGCATTACCAACAAGCAACCCAGGGGTATGTTCGTAAAAAAGCTCAAATGAAACGGTTGATGGAATGATATCACCCCATTCACCAATCTCCGAGGAGTAAACACACGCGATAGGTTGATTATTCCCTCCGAAAACGGAGATCAACACCACATTGAATGGGCTCAAGTGGCAGCTTCCGTGCACGTGGTCATGGTCGATGGCAGCACAGAGCACAGCCCCGGTGAACCGGTTCCTTACGAACTCTGCCGGAACGGTCAAGCGGTGCTGCTCGCCGGTGATAGGTTCGCACATGATGACCTCATCCCATAGTGTGTCCATGAGAAGGACGCGGCCGTGGCGGCAATCAAGCAGTTCCACCATCCACATGTTGTGGCTGTCGGTGTCCAGGAGATGCAGGTCGAAACGACTTGGAGGGATTCGGTCGGGACGGTCCATGACGGGGGTGAAGACGATATCATCCTTGCGGCGGTGGAAGAGGCCGAGGAGGGGCGGCTTCCGGTGGTGGAGGCGGAAGCGGCGGAGGAACTTGGGGTCGGTGGCCGCGCACCGCCACTGCTTGCAGACCGCGGAGGCCCGGACGAGCAAGGAGGGCTGCGGCGGGAGACGAAGGAGGATCTCCCTCAGGAGGTCGTCGTCTTCGATCGGCGACGCCAGCGCCGGCGGGAAGACTCCGCGGCGGCAGATCACTTCAGCGCCCTCGCTAGTCGCGCGGATCTGGGAACGGGGGCGGCGGCGAGCCACTCCGGCAACCTCCTCGCTCGCGTGAAGCTGGGGATGGCGGCGGGTCACTCCGACGGCCTCGTCACTCGCCTGGGTTTGgggcctgcggcggcggcggccgccgtccTCGCTCTCTTTCATTTGGGCGGCGGCGGCAAGACCTAGCTAGCGACACCACACCACACAGGGAGTAACGGGGAGCGGAGTGGTGAGAGTAGCAGAGACGAGTTCACCGTGCACTCGGGCTTAGTGGTTGTGTTGGGCCCCCGTTGTGTTCACCCGATAGCTGCATCTGCAAAATGGGCAACAAATCTTTTTCTACAGCTTCGTCAAACATTTCTCTTTGTTGTAGCGCAGAAAAAGGAATATAGCCATTTTATTATATTATTGCACAGAACCTAACAAAACAAACACATGAGTCAATCTGAAGTCATCTTCCTAACAACTATTGTCCCCACATCTACAATCTTGATGACGTGCCCTTACCACATATCAACACTACATTTATTCCGGTGGCCACAAGCAGCCCGCTGGCAGACGGAGAGAACCAACAGTTCTAGTTAGACCCTCTGCACACCGTAGGTGCACACTCTACGATCGGTTGCTGCCATCTTCCATCGTCCCACCTTCAGGAGTGATCAGTGTATCCACATCGTTAGGCCATATTGTTGTCGATGACACCGCAATGCCAGACGACACCAACATCCTGCACGTATCCATCCACACGCGCCCGTCACTGAAACTTGGCTACACCATGCCCCCCGAGATCCACCTTCGGCCTTTCGGTAGATgtaacaccgctcctcctcttgtcccctccagccagcacttgctccaaaatGATGCCTCCAGAAGGGAGAACATCACCGAATGCGCCATCCTCGTCCAATCCGgtggacccagatctagggtttcccctagaacaTCCCGATCAAGTTGACGTGACCTACAACGACAATGACTCGAGAAAGAAACGACGTCAGAGATGCCGCCATTGTCCGCCAAGACCGCAGTTAAGCGCGATTTTCACCGGAAGCCGCGTCGTCCCGATCTCGCGGCTGGCTAGAACCACGCGGAACCTCGCCATGAAGACGTATGTCACCGCCAGTACTCCGGCAGGCATCCTCCATCCCCTCACCGAACCCCTCATCGCGTCGCCGACCATCCATGTGAAGAACTGACGATGAATCTGGGTGGGATCCAGATCCATGGCCGCCGACATGCCCACCATCGCTAGAGAACTCGTCGGTTCCAGGCGACTATGGGGGCTAGCACCGTCGCCACACGACCAGGGCGCCGCCCTGGCCGCTATGCATGTGCTCCTCGATGGACTCGCCCGAGTAGATCCATGAGGGTCGCCGCCGCATCCAACCCCCCAACCCCTTAGGTGTTgggcccgccgccaccgcggcctATGCCAGCAGCGTCGgaggggaggtcgccttgtggttgGCTGTTGGCGTGCTTGAGATCGCTCCCAGCGCGCCCTGGGGAGGCATCACGTGGGGGTCGCAAGAGGTTGCTTGAGGTAGCGCAGCTAGCTAAGGACCATTTTGAGACATACtcccttcgtaaagaaatataagagcatcatGTAATATTTTGCTTTTGGCTGTTGCTGCTGATAGggaaaaaaattctatgagaccGGGTCTTAcggattagcaggtgagacccatcctgatgaatgacatgtggcattcacaaatcacaaagcatttatCCCACCCCCATCTAAAATCAGGGGGAGAGATTAgatactttgtgatttgtgaatgccacgtgtcatccatcaggacgggtctcacctactttatatgagacctggtcttatataatttttttccctgCTGATAGTATTTGTTTTCTGTTAGGCCAAGAATGTTTAAAGTAAATATGAACCGATTCTTGTTCTTTATCAACAGACAGAGGCAAGGATTTTGCATCTttcaacaaaagaaaagaaaaagcttCAGACCCAGCCCGTCATTTATGAACTCTTAATATGGCTGTCATTAAGATCCTATAGAATAAATTTAGTTCTTCTGCTGTATCTTGTAATATTAATGCTTTTTCATGTAAAATTAACTCAAGAGAAGCGGCTTTAGATTGTACTAATTTGGAAAGATACAGCATACAAGTGTTCTACTCATTTCATTTGGCACATGATACAACAGACAAATATTTTACTCTAGATAAGCGGCCTCATATTTCCGTTCTCCTTCTCCATTTTTCTATTTTTAAATTTTTAAAGttcatgaatattttaaatttgaataaaccgaccggaataagaaAAAAAAAACCAACCAAGCACGCTATGTATGACTGTAGTCAACGGGAGGACGTCCACGGCCAACCACGAAGACTATATCTCGCTTAGCGCGAGTGTAGCTTCCGTCTCGCTTGAAGGTTTTTGTTCCCTCGTCATAACTGGGCTGGCCCGTTTCATTGCTTTACAAGCCAAAGCAATCCTTTAATGTTCACATTCGCATCAATAACTGTTAGAATATATAACCGTATTGTTTTGTATATATAGGTGTACGATATGAACTTTGCCTTGTATTGTATGATATGAACTTTGCCTTGTAACCTCTATATATTGATCAATACAAGGCACCACAACGTGTGGTTTCCATAATCTTACATGGTATAGAGcctaaaaccctaaccctagcctgtGCCGCCCTCCTCCTTCCGCTGCCACCGAAACCACCGCCCCTCTCACCGCCACCTCCATGTTGCAGCCCGACACGGACACGACGAACCAGGCGCTGGCAGCGGCCAAGGAGCATCAGGacgccgaggccgaggccgccaaggCCAAGCTGCCTCTCGCGACCGATGCCGATGGATCCGGGACGAGTGCGGGGTGCTTCTCCTTGACCTCGCTCCATGCCCAAGCCGTCGGCCTGCACTCCATTAAGGGACACATTCCCGTCGAGCTCGCGCTTGACACCGGTGTTCACCGTCAGTGGCACACCTTCTTCCGCGCCGCCTGCCGCAAGTATGCCCTCCTGGATCACCTCGACTTTGATGCCCCCAACGCGTCGACCCCGGACTGGTCTCTCCTCGATGCCACCATCGTCTCTTGGCTCTATGAGTCTGTCTCGCTCAGCATCCTCGACGATGTCATGACGCCCGATGACGATCCACTCACCGTTGAACTCTGGAATAGCATCAACAGACTCTTCAACGACCATAAGATCAATCGTCAGATCCACCTCACGGCCGAGCTCGACGATGTCAAGATGGGAGAGATGAGCATGGCCAACTATCTTTAGAAGGTCAAGTCCCTCTCCGATGGGCTTGCGGATCTTGGCGCCCCCGTTGATGATGTCGAGATGGTGGTCCACTGCCTCAACGGCCTCTCCGAGCAATACAAGTCCGCCGCCGATCTGATCTCCCTCATGCTCGATATGACCTTCGCGCAGTGCTGCTCGTTGCTCGCACTCCAGGACATGAAGCGCAAAAATCGTCGCGCGCGCAACTCGTATACGgccttcttcaccaacaccgccactGGCAACCCCGGCAAGGCCTCtggaaaaggaaagaagaagaagaaggccgccgcTGGAGTCGCCAAGGAGACCATCCTGGCGCCCGCGACACCGCCGGCTGCCACTCCTTCCTGGCCCTCGCCACAGCATCCCTGGAACGGTGCCATCCAGATGTGGCCATATGGCCAAGGGGGTCTGCTCGGCCGTGCACCGCCCGGCTACGCCTCGGCTCCCAGCTATGCGCCCCGGCACATCCCATCGCCGCATGCGTTATATGCTCAGAACCCGTACAGCATTGCCCCCTACGGtaacagctacgcccctggacagCCCTCCTACGGACTCACCGGCCcggctccatcatcaccggcatcgaCAACGGCTTCGTGGGACCAGGCCGCGCTCATGCATCAGTTCTAGACCATGGGGCTGCAAGCACACACCAGGGAGTGGGTGATGGACACTGGCGCCTCCTCCCACTTCACGTCCGATCCCGGTATGCTCACCTCCGTGTCTCCCCCTCCTCTCATTGTGTTGTCATTGTCGGTAACGGTTCCACCCTTCCAATCACCAGTACCGGGCATGCACGTCTTCCTATCTCCACCACCTCTCGTCCCCTTTATCTTCGTAATGTCTTAGTGGTTCCTAACATAGTTAAAAACCTTTTGTCTGTTCGCCAGTTCACCATTGATAATCGTGTATCCATCGAATTTGACCCTCTTGGTTTTTCTGTAAAGGATCTTCTAACCAGGACCGAGATTCTCAGATGCAATAGCTTCGGCGCTCTCTACTCCATCTGTCCTTCCTCTACCAGCCAGCAACATGCCTTCCTCGTCGTCGATGCAGCACTCTGGCACCGTCGGCTTGGACATCCTGGGCGACCCATCATGGAGTCATTAGCTCATTCTTCGATCATCCCTAGGGAAAAGAATAAAAGTAGTTTGTGTCATGCTTGTCAGTTAGGTCGTCACGTTCGTCTTCCTTTTTCTTCCACCAATTGTGTAACCACTACTCTGTTTCAAATAATTCACTGTGATCTGTGGACATCTCCTGTTGAGAGTATTTCTGGCTTTAAGTATTATCTCATTTTGTCTCGATAATTTTACTCAGTATGCATGGGTTTACCCTCTTCGGTCTAAGTCAGAAGCTTTCTTGCACTTATCGTCCCTTCATGCTTTAGCGCTCACCCAATTTAGTGCACGCTTGCGGGCTATTTAGTGTGATAATGGTCGTGAGTTCGATAGTTCACTCCTCCATTCATTTTCCCATCACCATGGAATTGCACTCTGCTTTTCATGTCCATACACTTCGCAACAGAATGGTAAAGCCGAACGTATTATTCGTACTCTTAATGACATTACTCATACACTCCTCATCCAAGCTAGCATGTCACCTCGTTTCTGGGTCGAAGCTCTTCACACCGCTGTTATGTTGCATAATCGACTGCCTTCCAAGGCAATCTCGGATCGCATTCCCTTTCGTGCCTTACTTCGCGTGGATCCTGCATATGCTGGTCTTCGGGTTTTCGGTTGTCTATGTTACCGCAACACCACCGCCGTTGCTCCGCACAAACTTGCGCCTCGCTCCATGCCATGCGTGTTTCTAGGGTACCCATCACGTCATCATGGCTATCGTTGCCTTGATCGCTCCACCCAAAAGATCATCATCTCCCGCCATGTAGTGTTGATGAGTCAAGCTTTCCCTTTGCCTCCACTCCATCTTCGTCAACTCCTACTCCTTCCATGCACACTTATGATTTTTTGCAGGGTACTGAGCAGACGGTGTCGTTGATGCCGTTCACCGTGCCAGGCACGGCAACCTCGGACGCGACCCCACGGTCGCCGCCACCGACCTCGCCTATGTCGCCGCCACCGACCTCGCCTCGGTCGCCTGGGGAACGGGCTTCTGTCGAGCGCCCTACCGGGGGCCTTGATGGCGGCCCTGCTAGGAGTCCTTCTCCTGCTGCAGCAGCGTCACCACCGGCCACGTCGTCGCCAGCTCCTGCTGCTGTGGATCCACCCCGGACCCGCCGGCCGCGGGGTCCCCCACCGCCACCATCTCACCCCATGGCCACTCGTGCTAAACAGGGTATTGTGCAGCCAAAAAAGATTTTTGATCTTCATGTTGAGGGTTTATCTCCAATACCGAAGACTTATCGTGGTGTTCTCAAGGATCCAAACTAGCATTCCGCTATGGTTGAGGAGTATGGTGCTCTTCTCTCCAACAACACTTGGGACCTCGTTGATCCACCTTGCAATGCAAACATCGTTACTGGTAAGTGGATCTACCATCACAAGATGAAGTCTGATGGTTCTTTGGATCGCTACAAAGCTCGTTGGGTGCTCTGTGGATTTACTCAGCACGAAGGTatcgattttgatgaaactttcagCTCTGTCATCAAGCCAGCCACTATTCGCACAGTGCTCTCTCTAGTGACTGGTCGATTCATCAGCTTGACATCAAGAATGCGTTCCTCAACGGCTCTCTCACCAAGACTGTTTATGCTCGTCAGCCTTCTGGGTTCACTGATCCTCGCTTCCCTGATAAGGTTTGCCGCCTCAACAAATCACTCTATGGTTTGAAACAGGCGCCTCGAGCATGGTTTCAGCGGTTTGCTTCATTCATTGCATCAGTTGGTTTCGTTGGCTCCAAGTCTGACAGCTCGTTGTTCGTCTATCAGCGTGGCGCTGACATGGCCTACCTCCTgctctatgtggatgacatcatcctGACTGCGTCTTCCTCGACATTGTTGCATAGTTTGATTGCCTCTCTTTGTACCGAGTTCAGTATGACAAATATGGGTGATCTTCATTGCTTTCTGGGCATCTCTATCACACGCAGCAAGGACGGTCTGTTCCTCTCACAGGAGAAGTATGCATTGGATCTTCTTGACCAAGCTGGCATGTTGCAGCGCAAACCCATCTCTACTCCCGTTGATACTTCCTCCAAACTTTCAGCCAAGTCCAGTGATCCAGTTGCAGAACCCACCGAGTATCGAAGTATTGCAGGCGGTCTTCAGTACCTCACATTCACTCGGCCAGACATCTCTTATGCTGTGCAGCAGATTTGTCTTCATATGCATGATCCTCGGGCTAATCATTTGCTCCTTGTGAAGCATGTGCTTCGCTTCATCCGCGGCATCACGGGCCATGGCCTCACTTTGTTTCGACGCAGCTGCAACAAATTGATGGCCTACTCTGACGTTGACTGGGCAGGTTGCCCTGACACTCGCCGGTCTACATCTGGTTATTGTGTCTTCCTCGACACTAACCTGGTATCATGGTCTGCTAAGCGGCGGCACACGGTCTCTCGCTCTAGCGCCGAGGCCGAATACAGGGCAGTTGCAAATGTAATGGCTGAAACATGTTGGTTACGGCAACTTCTTCAGGAGCTTAGTCGATCGGTGACTGGTGCCACTGTGGTGTTTTGTGACAATGTGAGCTCTGTTTACATGACAGAGAATCcctttcatcatcaacgcaccaagcATGTGGAGATCGATCTACACTTCGTACGAGACCGTGTCACCACGGGCGAGGTCCGGGTTCTTCACGTTCCGAGTTCTTCACAATTTGCGGACATTTTCACCAAAGGATTGCCATCCCCTCTCTTCTTGGATTTTTGGGACAGTCTTAACATTCGTGGACGCCCATTTATGATTGAGGGAGGGTTTTAGGATATATAACCGTAttgttttgtatatatatatatatatatgcgtagTCCTTGTATAGGTGTCCGTATATTATACGATACGAACTCTGCCTTGTAACCTTTATATATTGATCAATACAAGGCACCACAACGTGTGGTTTCCCTAATCTTACAATAACAAAATTTCCTAGATTTGTAAGAACAAAGTTGTGCTCTATGTTGATCACTGCATTCTTAGTACCTTCTAGGACTTTGATAATCTCAGACATTTGAGTCCTTCTCTTGCAATCAATCTGTAGATACCACATTGCAAGCTTTATCATATGAACTACTTCTTGCTCATGTGGTTGCATGTCGTTAAGTTCTTGTCAATCAAATTTACCAACTGATCAGTCTTAACTTTTTCATCAAATAGGGTAATAAGATGGATGCTCTCTTCAGACCGGGAAGTGTCGAGTTTCTTTCTTCCACT contains:
- the LOC119279268 gene encoding uncharacterized protein LOC119279268 → MKESEDGGRRRRRPQTQASDEAVGVTRRHPQLHASEEVAGVARRRPRSQIRATSEGAEVICRRGVFPPALASPIEDDDLLREILLRLPPQPSLLVRASAVCKQWRCAATDPKFLRRFRLHHRKPPLLGLFHRRKDDIVFTPVMDRPDRIPPSRFDLHLLDTDSHNMWMVELLDCRHGRVLLMDTLWDEVIMCEPITGEQHRLTVPAEFVRNRFTGAVLCAAIDHDHVHGSCHLSPFNVVLISVFGGNNQPIACVYSSEIGEWGDIIPSTVSFELFYEHTPGLLVGNALYWLLDSIGNDILKFDLDEQSLAVIRGPPLTNDFRHGSHCIIQAGDGVIGFAILSYPHLQMWQRNINFHGVATWVLWKTIDMRMIIGLPKQIQGKRAVVRRILGSLEDSDEILLSVGRGAYKVQLKSMKPKKLCENGYLTRYHSFTSFYPPGTSIAGGFDGADMMHDTQGDSLV